The proteins below come from a single Hydrogenispora ethanolica genomic window:
- a CDS encoding helix-turn-helix transcriptional regulator, which translates to MKLDRLIAILVLLLRRDRIPARELAELFEVSVRTVLRDVDAIDRAGIPIVTYQGAGGGIGIAEGFRLDRSLLTPDDMAALVASLKGVASSVPDTRHTVLLEKLRNTLSPEQLQTVQAKTNQLVIDLEPWGGAGPVKERLAMLRQAIADRRQVRLAYTDAAGQSSVRLVEPYSLVLKGQRWYLYAWCEARQGFRLFRLGRITELSVTETRFVPREVALDELPWEHEWWKPENAIQLELVFERELSAAVREWFGEDAIREDDQRLMVKAVMPENPWLYGFLLSFGPGLEVVNPPHIRRVLLDLAAGIVRRYSSET; encoded by the coding sequence ATGAAACTGGATCGACTCATCGCCATTTTGGTGCTGCTGTTGCGGCGGGACCGGATTCCCGCCCGGGAATTGGCCGAGCTTTTTGAGGTATCGGTGCGGACTGTCCTGCGGGACGTCGACGCCATCGACCGCGCCGGGATTCCCATCGTCACCTATCAGGGGGCGGGCGGCGGCATCGGGATCGCCGAAGGCTTCCGGCTGGACCGCAGCCTGTTGACGCCCGACGACATGGCGGCGCTGGTGGCTTCCTTAAAAGGCGTGGCCTCCAGCGTCCCCGATACCCGGCATACGGTCCTGCTGGAGAAGCTGCGGAATACGCTCTCCCCGGAACAACTGCAAACGGTTCAGGCCAAGACCAATCAACTGGTCATCGACCTGGAGCCGTGGGGCGGCGCCGGCCCCGTCAAGGAACGCCTAGCGATGTTGCGCCAGGCCATCGCCGACCGGCGCCAGGTCCGGCTGGCCTATACCGACGCGGCGGGGCAGAGCAGCGTGCGGCTGGTGGAGCCGTATTCGCTGGTGCTCAAGGGGCAGCGCTGGTATCTCTACGCCTGGTGCGAAGCGCGGCAGGGTTTCCGCCTTTTTAGGCTCGGCCGGATTACGGAGCTGTCCGTGACCGAGACCCGCTTCGTTCCCAGGGAGGTCGCCTTGGACGAGCTGCCTTGGGAGCACGAGTGGTGGAAACCGGAAAACGCGATTCAGCTTGAATTGGTCTTTGAGAGGGAACTGTCGGCCGCCGTCCGGGAGTGGTTCGGCGAGGATGCGATCCGCGAGGACGACCAACGGCTGATGGTCAAGGCGGTCATGCCCGAGAATCCCTGGCTCTACGGGTTCCTGCTCTCTTTCGGCCCCGGGCTGGAAGTAGTCAACCCGCCACATATCCGGAGAGTCCTCCTGGATCTGGCCGCCGGAATTGTCCGCCGCTATTCCTCCGAAACATGA
- a CDS encoding DUF3788 family protein, translating to MKTEDLLLDAGRAPDLAALTGYIDGPARGRWLELNRFLQERYRVGPKIAYSRCSAKPGWNVKYQKSGKSLCTLYPERDGFVALVVLRQELLPLLEATSAGLWDEAILAPARTAKPFNGTVWLMIPVTGDRVVADLKQLLLLKQEGTLP from the coding sequence TTGAAAACGGAGGATCTATTGTTGGATGCCGGCCGTGCGCCGGATCTGGCCGCGCTCACCGGGTATATCGACGGACCGGCGCGCGGCCGTTGGCTGGAGTTGAACCGCTTTCTCCAGGAGCGCTACCGGGTCGGGCCGAAGATCGCCTACAGCCGGTGCTCCGCCAAACCCGGCTGGAACGTAAAGTATCAAAAATCCGGCAAGTCGCTCTGCACCTTGTACCCGGAGCGGGACGGCTTCGTGGCGCTGGTGGTCCTGCGGCAGGAGCTGCTGCCGCTGCTGGAGGCCACCAGCGCCGGGCTGTGGGACGAAGCGATCCTGGCGCCGGCCCGGACGGCCAAGCCGTTCAACGGCACCGTCTGGCTGATGATTCCGGTCACGGGCGACCGCGTCGTGGCGGACCTGAAACAATTGCTCCTGCTGAAGCAGGAGGGAACGCTCCCGTGA
- a CDS encoding GyrI-like domain-containing protein — translation MMDYHFEVSEAPAQPLLFIRKFTTVGQLPQEIGQACQTVIEYLNRLGEKPLNAALTAYYNLDMEHLDVAMGFPVARPLPGSEAIQAGELPAGKQLSYLYKGPYQGMEPVYNAMFQWLEEQGLVSSGVYYEFYYNSPEEVPESELLTKIVFPLK, via the coding sequence ATGATGGATTACCATTTTGAAGTGAGCGAAGCCCCGGCCCAGCCATTGCTGTTCATCCGCAAGTTCACCACGGTGGGCCAGTTGCCCCAGGAGATCGGCCAGGCCTGCCAAACGGTCATCGAGTACCTGAACCGGCTGGGGGAAAAACCGCTGAATGCGGCTTTAACAGCCTATTACAATCTGGACATGGAGCATCTCGACGTGGCGATGGGCTTTCCGGTGGCCAGGCCGCTTCCGGGCAGCGAGGCCATCCAAGCGGGCGAGCTTCCCGCCGGGAAGCAGCTTTCCTATCTTTATAAAGGCCCGTACCAAGGGATGGAGCCGGTTTACAACGCCATGTTCCAATGGCTGGAGGAGCAGGGCCTGGTGTCGTCCGGCGTGTACTACGAGTTTTACTACAATTCCCCGGAGGAAGTGCCGGAGAGCGAGCTGCTGACCAAGATCGTCTTTCCGCTCAAGTGA
- a CDS encoding DUF3788 family protein, protein MRLCGRKWNVKYQKSGKSLCTLYPTWAGFVTLIEQGRKASLKTKKLFSRRDAEARRKSVTSNKNFECFFMVKPCAFAPLRE, encoded by the coding sequence CTGCGCCTCTGTGGGAGAAAATGGAACGTAAAGTATCAAAAATCCGGCAAGTCGCTTTGCACCTTGTACCCGACTTGGGCCGGCTTCGTGACGCTGATTGAACAAGGTAGAAAAGCTTCGCTAAAAACCAAAAAGCTATTCTCCCGCAGAGACGCTGAGGCGCGGAGAAAAAGCGTAACCTCAAATAAGAATTTTGAGTGCTTTTTTATGGTCAAACCCTGCGCCTTCGCGCCTCTGCGGGAGTAA
- a CDS encoding MarR family winged helix-turn-helix transcriptional regulator produces MLSRIIHSKCDLKYREYQLQKGQFIFLTRICEHPGLNHIQLSNLLKVDKTTTTKAVQKLSGSGYVRKEKDASDSRAAKLYPTPRALTVYDLVIAVENAHTATCLQGFTPEEIRQAGALIERMRQNMESVWQELKRPKGADNE; encoded by the coding sequence ATGCTCTCCCGGATCATCCATTCCAAATGCGATCTGAAGTACCGGGAATATCAACTGCAAAAGGGGCAATTCATCTTTCTGACCCGGATCTGCGAACATCCCGGACTGAACCATATTCAGCTGTCCAACCTGCTCAAGGTCGACAAAACCACCACCACCAAGGCGGTGCAAAAGCTGAGCGGCAGCGGCTATGTCCGCAAGGAGAAAGACGCCTCGGACAGCCGGGCGGCCAAATTATACCCCACCCCCCGGGCGCTTACGGTCTACGACCTGGTGATCGCGGTGGAGAACGCCCATACCGCGACCTGCCTGCAAGGGTTCACTCCGGAGGAGATCCGGCAAGCGGGCGCCCTAATCGAAAGAATGCGCCAGAATATGGAGTCCGTCTGGCAGGAGCTGAAACGGCCGAAAGGAGCGGATAACGAATGA
- a CDS encoding helix-turn-helix domain-containing protein, with protein MEEEIRQIAARIKELREIFEVPLDVLAKECEVPVELYREYEGGERDIPVSVLMRIAHRFNIELASLITGEEPRLRLYALTRKGKGVSVERRKDYKYQSLAYNFAHKKAEPFLVTVEPEPKDSPIHMNSHPGQEFNYVLEGSIRVMLEEHEVILNEGDSLYFDSGVPHGMKALHGKTAKFLAIIF; from the coding sequence GTGGAAGAGGAGATTCGTCAGATTGCGGCGCGGATTAAAGAGTTGCGGGAAATATTCGAGGTTCCGCTGGACGTTCTGGCCAAAGAATGCGAGGTCCCCGTGGAACTATACCGGGAATACGAGGGCGGCGAGCGGGATATTCCGGTCAGCGTCCTGATGCGGATTGCGCACCGGTTCAATATCGAATTGGCGAGCCTGATCACAGGCGAAGAACCACGGCTGCGACTCTACGCCCTGACCCGGAAGGGAAAAGGCGTATCGGTGGAGCGGCGCAAGGACTACAAATATCAAAGCCTGGCTTATAATTTCGCCCATAAGAAAGCGGAGCCGTTTCTGGTCACGGTGGAGCCGGAGCCGAAAGATTCCCCCATCCACATGAACAGCCACCCCGGCCAGGAATTCAACTATGTTTTGGAGGGTTCCATCCGGGTGATGCTGGAAGAGCACGAAGTGATCCTGAATGAAGGGGATTCGCTTTATTTTGACTCCGGGGTGCCGCACGGCATGAAAGCTTTGCATGGCAAGACCGCTAAATTTTTAGCCATCATTTTTTGA
- a CDS encoding AMP-binding protein, with the protein MLHKYTSGEYHSYEEFRENFEIKVPDNFNFAYDVVDELAEQSPDKVAIVWCNDQGEERNFTFADLKFYSDKAANFFRSAGIGKGDPVMLVLKRRHEFWYSLLALHKIGAIAVPATHLLTAKDFVYRNNAADIKMIVCVASPEVIEHVEKAQGDSPSLQTKVLVGGSREGWLDFDAEMAKADSHFEKPTGEAMTRNDNISLLYFTSGTTAFPKMVRHNFTYPLGHIVTAKYWQNVEDGGLHLTVSETGWAKSVWGKIYGQWLAGSAVFVYDFEKFIPRDLLAMVAKHGVTTFCAPPTIYRYLIKEDLSQFDLSKLKYCVVAGEPLNPEIYNQFLKLTGIKLREGYGQTECTMAVGTFPWMEPRPGSMGKPSPGYEVDIVDEEGRSCEVGEVGEIIFRTDIYTPVGIFDGYYRDREMTESVWHDGVYHTRDTAWRDEDGYFWFVGRTDDVIKSSGYRIGPFEVESALIEHPAVLECAVTGVPDPLRGQIVKATVVLTKNYQPGEELVKELQEHVKRVTAPYKYPRVIEFVAELPKTISGKIRRVEIREKDRTEA; encoded by the coding sequence CTGTTACATAAGTATACCAGCGGGGAGTATCACTCTTACGAGGAGTTCCGCGAGAATTTTGAGATTAAGGTTCCGGACAACTTCAACTTCGCCTATGACGTCGTCGATGAACTGGCGGAACAATCCCCTGACAAGGTGGCGATCGTCTGGTGTAACGACCAGGGGGAGGAACGCAACTTTACCTTCGCCGATCTCAAATTTTACAGCGACAAGGCTGCCAATTTCTTTCGCAGCGCCGGGATCGGCAAGGGCGATCCGGTGATGTTGGTCCTAAAACGCCGCCATGAATTCTGGTATAGCTTGTTGGCGTTGCATAAGATCGGCGCCATCGCCGTCCCCGCCACCCACCTTTTGACCGCCAAGGACTTTGTCTACCGGAATAATGCCGCCGATATCAAAATGATCGTCTGCGTCGCCAGCCCCGAAGTGATCGAGCATGTCGAGAAGGCGCAAGGCGATTCGCCATCCTTGCAAACCAAGGTCCTGGTCGGCGGGTCCCGGGAAGGCTGGTTGGACTTTGACGCGGAGATGGCGAAGGCCGACTCCCATTTTGAGAAGCCGACCGGAGAAGCGATGACCCGGAACGACAATATTTCCTTATTATATTTCACCTCCGGGACCACCGCCTTTCCCAAGATGGTCCGGCATAATTTCACCTATCCGCTGGGACATATCGTCACGGCCAAGTATTGGCAGAATGTGGAGGATGGCGGCTTGCACCTGACGGTCTCCGAAACCGGCTGGGCCAAGTCGGTCTGGGGAAAAATTTATGGGCAATGGCTGGCCGGCAGCGCGGTCTTCGTCTATGACTTCGAGAAGTTCATCCCCAGAGATCTGTTGGCGATGGTCGCCAAACACGGCGTGACCACGTTTTGCGCGCCGCCCACCATCTACCGGTATCTGATCAAAGAGGACCTTTCCCAATTCGATCTCTCGAAATTGAAATACTGCGTCGTCGCCGGCGAACCGCTCAATCCGGAGATCTATAACCAGTTTCTCAAGCTGACCGGGATCAAATTGCGGGAAGGATACGGACAAACCGAGTGCACCATGGCGGTGGGGACATTCCCCTGGATGGAGCCGCGCCCCGGCTCGATGGGCAAGCCCTCCCCCGGATATGAAGTGGATATCGTCGATGAGGAAGGCCGCTCCTGCGAAGTGGGCGAAGTGGGCGAGATCATCTTCCGGACCGACATTTACACGCCGGTGGGCATCTTTGACGGCTACTACCGCGACCGCGAGATGACCGAAAGCGTTTGGCACGACGGCGTGTATCACACCCGCGATACCGCCTGGCGGGATGAGGACGGCTATTTTTGGTTCGTCGGCCGGACCGATGACGTCATTAAGAGTTCGGGTTACCGGATCGGGCCGTTTGAAGTCGAGAGCGCCCTGATTGAGCATCCGGCGGTCCTGGAGTGCGCCGTCACCGGCGTTCCCGACCCGCTGCGGGGCCAGATCGTCAAGGCGACCGTGGTGCTGACCAAGAACTACCAGCCCGGCGAGGAGCTGGTGAAGGAGCTTCAGGAGCACGTCAAACGGGTCACCGCGCCCTACAAATACCCCCGGGTCATTGAGTTCGTGGCGGAGCTCCCCAAAACGATCAGCGGGAAGATCCGGCGGGTGGAGATCCGCGAGAAGGACCGGACCGAGGCGTAG
- a CDS encoding GNAT family N-acetyltransferase, giving the protein MIRNARSGDLAAIMEIVRKAGQEMRAENRVQWDENYPRLEDFARDVAEETLYVEEEAGRIRGFLCLNYQEPDEYRNLQWSLAEPALVLHRMAVDSAFRNRGIASALMRFGEALARNAGVRYLKSDTYSLNPQMNALFIKLDYRFVGAIQAFGRPNVFHCYEKVLIPE; this is encoded by the coding sequence ATGATTCGCAATGCGCGATCGGGTGACCTCGCGGCTATCATGGAGATTGTGAGAAAGGCCGGCCAGGAGATGCGGGCCGAAAACCGGGTGCAGTGGGATGAGAATTACCCGCGGCTGGAGGATTTTGCGCGGGACGTGGCGGAGGAGACCCTCTATGTGGAGGAGGAGGCCGGACGGATCCGCGGTTTTCTCTGTCTGAACTATCAGGAACCTGACGAATACCGGAACCTTCAGTGGTCGCTGGCCGAGCCGGCGCTGGTGCTGCACAGAATGGCGGTGGACAGCGCCTTTCGCAACCGGGGGATCGCCTCGGCCCTGATGCGCTTCGGGGAAGCGTTGGCCCGGAACGCCGGGGTGCGCTATCTCAAATCGGATACCTATTCTTTGAATCCCCAGATGAACGCCTTATTTATCAAGCTGGACTACCGCTTCGTCGGCGCGATTCAGGCCTTTGGCAGGCCGAATGTTTTTCATTGCTATGAAAAAGTCCTAATCCCGGAGTGA
- the dtd gene encoding D-aminoacyl-tRNA deacylase encodes MRAVIQRVQRAQVTVDGAITGAIGPGLAVLLGVGQDDSAEDVAYLAEKAVNLRIFPDEQGKLNLSCLALGLPVLVVSQFTLYGDCRNGRRPSFTEAAPPELGEALYEAFCSAVAGQGLTVARGRFRSHMLFELVNDGPVTILLDSKKLF; translated from the coding sequence ATGCGGGCAGTCATTCAACGGGTGCAACGGGCTCAAGTGACGGTGGACGGGGCGATCACCGGCGCGATCGGCCCCGGCTTGGCGGTCCTGTTGGGGGTGGGGCAGGATGACAGCGCCGAGGATGTGGCCTATCTGGCGGAAAAGGCCGTCAATTTGCGGATCTTCCCCGATGAACAGGGAAAGTTGAACCTTTCCTGTCTGGCGCTGGGTTTGCCGGTATTGGTCGTATCTCAATTTACATTATATGGGGACTGCCGGAACGGCCGGCGGCCCAGCTTTACGGAGGCCGCCCCGCCAGAATTGGGCGAGGCGCTTTACGAGGCGTTCTGCAGCGCAGTGGCCGGTCAGGGACTGACGGTGGCGCGGGGCCGCTTCCGCAGCCATATGCTTTTCGAGCTGGTCAATGACGGGCCGGTGACGATCCTGTTGGACAGCAAGAAGCTGTTTTAA
- a CDS encoding RelA/SpoT family protein: protein MEPSTSFADFLQRIAQNRGEADALRVKAAYDFAFDAHQGQKRESGEAYIQHPWEVANIVYDLGMDTTSIEASLLHDVVEDTGHDLEEIKKRFGSEVALLVDGVTKLSRLAFQSKQEQQMENLRKMFLAMTQDLRVIIIKLADRLHNMRTLKALCPEKQQKIAKETLEIYAPLAHRIGIGKVKWELEDLALRYIDPDAYYDLVGKVAKKRQEREGIIEEVKATLQRSLAEVELKAEVQGRPKHFYSIYHKMQEQGKDFSEIYDLLGLRVIVATVQDCYEVLGIVHTLWKPIPGRFKDYVAMPKSNMYQSLHTTVIGPQAEPLEIQIRTWEMHQTAEFGIAAHWIYKQDGTGDKDMREKVAWLRHLIEWQGEMKDTEEFMETLRIGLFVDEVFVFTPKGEVKSLPAGSTPVDFAYSIHTGLGHQCAGAKVNSRLVPLDYQLKNGDIIQIITNKQGSGPSRDWLQFVKTSKAKNRIRQWLREQDREENIQAGREILERELRKHNLEVHENLRPEVLLEAAKKLGFNNIDDLLASVGDLKVTANQIIGKMSGEKDFAPRVTTRPESEERRKTRRPGQGIRVKGVDDLLVRFSRCCNPVPGDPIIGFITRGRGVSVHRRDCPNLVSEDRERIIEVEWDTEAGASYPVDIEIEGADRVNFLTDIMNAISEMKLYLSAAKARSKGGTAFINLTLEIAHSDQIAAIFKRVKKVEGVERVYRVSRLVR, encoded by the coding sequence GTGGAACCATCAACGTCCTTTGCAGATTTTTTGCAGAGAATCGCCCAGAATCGCGGCGAGGCCGATGCCCTGCGGGTAAAGGCGGCCTATGACTTTGCCTTTGACGCCCATCAAGGCCAGAAACGGGAGTCGGGCGAGGCTTATATCCAGCACCCCTGGGAAGTGGCGAACATCGTTTACGACCTGGGTATGGATACGACTTCGATCGAAGCTTCCCTGCTGCACGACGTGGTTGAGGATACCGGACACGATCTGGAGGAGATCAAAAAACGCTTCGGTTCGGAAGTGGCCCTGCTGGTCGACGGCGTCACCAAGCTCTCCCGCCTGGCCTTCCAAAGCAAGCAGGAACAGCAGATGGAGAACCTGCGCAAGATGTTCCTGGCGATGACTCAGGACCTGCGGGTGATCATCATCAAGCTGGCCGACAGGCTGCATAACATGCGGACCCTCAAAGCCCTTTGCCCCGAGAAGCAACAAAAGATCGCCAAGGAAACCCTGGAGATCTATGCGCCGCTGGCCCATCGAATCGGTATCGGCAAGGTGAAATGGGAGCTGGAGGATCTGGCGCTCCGCTATATCGATCCCGATGCCTACTACGATCTGGTCGGCAAGGTCGCCAAAAAGCGGCAGGAGCGGGAAGGCATCATCGAAGAGGTCAAAGCGACGCTGCAGCGTTCCCTGGCCGAAGTGGAGCTTAAGGCCGAGGTTCAGGGACGGCCGAAACATTTCTACAGCATCTACCACAAGATGCAGGAGCAGGGGAAGGATTTTTCCGAGATCTACGACCTGTTGGGCCTGCGGGTGATCGTGGCGACGGTCCAGGACTGTTATGAAGTGTTGGGCATCGTGCATACTCTGTGGAAACCGATCCCGGGCCGTTTCAAGGATTACGTGGCGATGCCGAAGTCCAATATGTACCAGTCCTTGCATACCACGGTGATCGGCCCTCAGGCCGAGCCGCTGGAGATCCAGATCCGGACTTGGGAGATGCACCAGACCGCCGAGTTCGGGATCGCCGCCCATTGGATCTACAAGCAGGATGGCACCGGCGACAAGGATATGCGGGAGAAGGTCGCCTGGCTCCGCCATCTCATCGAATGGCAGGGCGAGATGAAGGATACCGAGGAGTTCATGGAGACTCTGCGGATCGGGCTCTTCGTCGATGAGGTCTTCGTCTTCACTCCCAAAGGCGAGGTCAAAAGTTTGCCCGCCGGCTCGACCCCGGTGGATTTCGCCTACAGCATCCACACCGGCCTCGGCCACCAGTGCGCCGGCGCCAAGGTCAACAGCAGGCTGGTCCCTCTGGATTACCAGCTGAAAAACGGCGATATCATCCAGATCATCACCAACAAGCAAGGTTCCGGTCCCAGCCGGGACTGGCTGCAATTCGTCAAAACCTCGAAGGCCAAAAACCGGATCCGGCAGTGGCTGCGCGAGCAGGATCGCGAAGAGAACATTCAGGCCGGCCGGGAGATCCTCGAACGCGAACTGCGCAAACACAACCTGGAAGTCCATGAGAACCTGCGTCCCGAAGTTTTGTTGGAAGCCGCCAAGAAACTCGGCTTCAACAATATCGACGATCTGTTGGCCTCGGTGGGCGACCTGAAAGTCACCGCCAACCAGATCATCGGCAAAATGAGCGGCGAGAAGGACTTTGCGCCGCGGGTCACCACCCGGCCCGAGAGTGAGGAGCGGCGCAAGACGCGCCGTCCCGGACAGGGCATCCGGGTGAAGGGCGTCGACGATCTGCTGGTCCGCTTCTCCCGTTGCTGCAATCCGGTGCCCGGCGATCCGATCATCGGCTTCATCACCCGCGGCCGGGGCGTGTCGGTGCACCGACGGGACTGTCCCAATCTGGTCAGCGAGGACCGGGAGCGGATCATTGAGGTCGAGTGGGATACCGAGGCGGGTGCCTCCTATCCGGTGGACATCGAGATTGAAGGGGCGGACCGGGTCAACTTCCTGACCGATATCATGAACGCCATTTCCGAGATGAAGCTCTACCTGAGCGCGGCCAAGGCCCGTTCCAAGGGCGGGACCGCTTTTATCAACCTCACCTTGGAGATCGCTCATTCCGATCAGATCGCCGCCATCTTTAAACGGGTCAAAAAAGTCGAGGGCGTGGAACGAGTCTACCGGGTCAGCCGGCTGGTGAGGTGA
- the recJ gene encoding single-stranded-DNA-specific exonuclease RecJ has product MTGKVWRIAAHPHNLADELAERLGISALLARLLVNRGLSDPQAAQLFLAPTLNQLHDPFQFQMMQRAVERIGRAIRDQEYVLIYGDYDVDGITSVSLMIRVLARLLPGKLLYYLPKRLEEGYGLHLSSIEKALARGVGLIITVDCGITAVEEAAYLAERGVDLIITDHHESQETLPAAYAIIDPKLPGEGYPFQQLAGVGVAFKLLQGVATAFPEIRERLFSNLDLVAFGTVADIVPLLGENRVLVKYGLMQLQKTENIGLQALIQTAALADRAITSGHIGFVLAPRVNAAGRMGNPSIGVRLFLTNDPVQALDLAKQLEKENLNRQSTENQVLTEAQQMLAAAPELAEEYGLVLAGEGWHLGVIGIVASRLVEIYNKPVILIGLDGAEGRGSGRSIHGFNLFNAIDHCSGHLIRFGGHEFAAGLSIAREQIPGFRQAFQEYAKAHLTPENLRPMLNIESLLDLNRVTLDLARELEMLAPCGPANPTPVFGCRAVRLVDYKGVGENGKHLKLRVSDQQVTREGIGFNLGFVLDELASTSELDLAFSLEENHWNGSVQIQLNLKDVVRRGSE; this is encoded by the coding sequence ATGACCGGAAAAGTATGGCGGATCGCCGCTCATCCTCATAACCTCGCCGACGAATTGGCCGAGCGGCTGGGAATCTCGGCGCTCCTGGCCAGGCTGCTGGTGAACCGGGGTCTCTCCGATCCCCAGGCGGCCCAGCTTTTTCTGGCTCCAACCCTGAATCAGCTGCACGATCCCTTCCAATTCCAAATGATGCAACGGGCGGTGGAACGGATCGGACGGGCCATCCGGGATCAGGAATACGTCCTGATCTATGGCGACTACGACGTGGACGGGATCACCTCCGTCTCGCTGATGATCCGGGTACTGGCCCGGCTCTTGCCGGGAAAACTCCTTTATTATCTGCCCAAGCGGCTGGAAGAAGGATACGGGCTGCATCTCAGCTCCATCGAGAAGGCCCTGGCGCGCGGCGTCGGCCTGATCATCACCGTGGATTGCGGGATCACCGCGGTGGAGGAAGCGGCCTACCTGGCGGAGCGGGGCGTCGATCTGATCATCACCGATCATCACGAGTCCCAGGAGACGCTTCCCGCCGCCTATGCGATTATTGATCCGAAGCTGCCGGGCGAGGGTTATCCATTCCAGCAGCTGGCCGGGGTCGGCGTCGCGTTCAAGCTGCTCCAGGGGGTTGCCACCGCCTTCCCAGAGATCCGGGAACGGCTCTTCAGCAATCTGGATCTGGTGGCCTTTGGGACCGTGGCCGATATCGTGCCGTTGCTCGGCGAAAACCGGGTACTGGTCAAATATGGCTTGATGCAGTTGCAAAAGACGGAAAACATCGGGTTGCAAGCTTTAATTCAGACGGCGGCCCTGGCCGACCGGGCCATCACCAGCGGCCACATCGGATTCGTGTTGGCGCCGCGGGTCAATGCCGCCGGCCGGATGGGCAATCCCAGCATCGGGGTGCGCCTCTTCCTGACCAACGACCCGGTGCAGGCGCTGGATCTCGCCAAGCAGTTGGAGAAGGAGAATCTGAACCGCCAGAGTACCGAGAACCAGGTCCTGACCGAGGCCCAACAGATGCTGGCCGCCGCTCCGGAGCTGGCGGAGGAGTACGGGTTGGTGCTGGCCGGCGAGGGATGGCATCTCGGGGTCATCGGCATTGTGGCATCACGGCTGGTGGAGATCTATAATAAACCAGTGATCCTGATCGGGCTGGACGGGGCCGAGGGCCGGGGGTCCGGCCGCAGCATCCACGGTTTCAACCTGTTCAACGCCATCGATCACTGCAGCGGCCATCTGATCCGCTTTGGCGGCCATGAGTTCGCCGCGGGACTCTCCATCGCCCGGGAACAGATCCCCGGGTTCAGACAGGCATTCCAGGAGTACGCCAAGGCGCATCTGACTCCGGAAAATCTCCGGCCGATGCTGAATATCGAGAGCTTATTGGATCTGAACCGGGTCACGCTGGACCTGGCCAGAGAATTGGAGATGCTGGCGCCGTGCGGGCCGGCCAATCCCACCCCGGTCTTCGGGTGCCGGGCCGTCCGCCTGGTCGACTACAAAGGCGTGGGCGAGAATGGCAAACACCTCAAACTGCGGGTCTCCGACCAACAGGTGACCCGGGAGGGGATCGGCTTCAATCTGGGATTCGTCCTGGATGAGCTGGCCAGCACCAGCGAGTTGGACCTGGCTTTCTCATTGGAGGAGAACCATTGGAACGGCTCGGTTCAGATCCAGCTGAACCTGAAGGATGTCGTGCGACGGGGGAGCGAGTAA
- a CDS encoding maleylpyruvate isomerase N-terminal domain-containing protein, whose amino-acid sequence MKGDRAMEYRVKLLSLLDQAQRQEEQLLGSLVETAAEARGDYDHWTLPDVLAHLGEWRLTAAGKLAALAEGKAVPFHEDLDAVNRRNYAKHCRDSAGEIRALAESSHAAFRQRVAAFDERRLGQPAGLEGFDAPLWRYILIDGFLHPTLHRAVYHFAGRDFAAAFRILAGNYRLLAELDDSPAMARSFLDCEGLLEEVMEREELLRRLREFRTAGAGGPDVPAGMVERFIEANRLG is encoded by the coding sequence ATGAAAGGGGACCGGGCGATGGAATACCGGGTGAAACTGCTATCGCTGCTGGACCAGGCGCAGCGCCAGGAAGAACAGCTGCTGGGCAGTCTGGTGGAAACCGCGGCCGAGGCCCGGGGCGACTATGATCATTGGACGCTCCCGGATGTCCTGGCCCATCTCGGCGAATGGCGCCTGACCGCGGCCGGGAAACTGGCGGCCCTGGCCGAAGGGAAGGCCGTTCCGTTTCACGAAGACCTTGACGCCGTCAACCGCCGCAATTATGCCAAACACTGCCGGGATTCGGCGGGGGAAATCCGTGCGTTGGCCGAGTCCAGCCATGCCGCTTTTCGACAGCGCGTCGCGGCCTTCGACGAGCGACGCCTGGGCCAGCCGGCCGGGCTGGAGGGGTTCGACGCTCCCTTATGGCGCTACATTCTGATTGACGGCTTTCTCCATCCCACGCTGCACCGGGCCGTATACCATTTCGCGGGCCGCGACTTTGCGGCCGCCTTCCGGATCCTGGCCGGGAACTACCGGCTCCTCGCCGAACTGGACGACAGCCCGGCCATGGCCCGGAGCTTTTTGGACTGCGAGGGCCTGCTGGAAGAGGTGATGGAGCGGGAGGAATTGCTCCGCCGGCTGCGGGAGTTCCGGACCGCGGGGGCCGGCGGTCCGGACGTGCCGGCGGGGATGGTGGAGCGGTTTATCGAAGCGAACCGGCTCGGGTGA